One segment of Rickettsiales bacterium Ac37b DNA contains the following:
- the amiC gene encoding N-acetylmuramoyl-L-alanine amidase AmiC precursor yields the protein MEYNIKLIKSLFISIILSFILGNSKTTPVLASKNYRPIVVVDAGHGGKDPGAVGQFSYEKDVTLAYAKLLKRVLERKKRYKVVLTRSEDKYLPLQTRIKKAQQLRSDIFISLHADAHENYSMRGISVYTLSEKASDKEAARLASVENNVDYTFKNFKKEHREIKETLIALLSRNTGNASAEFAHLLVRMFGQKLPLLNNTHRFAGFRVLKGLDTPAVLIELGYLSNDEEELLLHTENYQMLIVGTIERALDKYFSKHFNPARIN from the coding sequence ATGGAATATAACATTAAGTTAATAAAGTCACTTTTTATCAGTATTATATTAAGCTTTATCCTGGGAAATAGCAAGACTACCCCTGTATTAGCAAGTAAAAATTATCGTCCTATAGTGGTAGTAGACGCTGGTCATGGTGGTAAAGATCCTGGAGCAGTAGGACAATTTAGTTATGAAAAAGATGTAACTTTAGCTTATGCTAAGTTACTTAAAAGGGTTTTAGAACGCAAAAAAAGATATAAAGTTGTTTTAACACGTAGCGAAGACAAATATTTGCCACTGCAAACTAGAATTAAAAAAGCTCAACAGCTACGTTCTGATATTTTTATTTCTTTACATGCAGATGCCCATGAAAATTATTCGATGCGAGGCATTTCAGTTTATACACTATCAGAAAAAGCTTCTGATAAAGAAGCCGCAAGGCTTGCTAGTGTAGAAAATAACGTGGATTATACCTTTAAAAATTTTAAAAAAGAACATCGTGAAATAAAGGAAACATTGATTGCATTATTGAGTAGAAATACAGGCAATGCATCTGCAGAATTTGCGCATCTATTAGTTAGAATGTTTGGACAAAAACTGCCTTTATTAAATAATACCCATCGTTTTGCAGGATTTAGAGTGTTAAAAGGTCTAGATACCCCGGCAGTATTAATAGAATTAGGTTATTTGTCTAATGACGAAGAAGAATTATTATTACATACTGAAAATTATCAAATGCTTATAGTTGGCACTATTGAACGGGCTTTAGATAAATATTTTTCTAAGCATTTTAATCCTGCTCGGATAAATTAA
- the rne gene encoding Ribonuclease E gives MQKKIFVDANNTNDIRVVVYENNLIQEYDDEAAIRKQIKGNIYLAKVTRVEPSLQAAFIDYGAEKHGFLPFAEIHPDYYQIPLADRQGTSEESSDTNDYEREDIRYQVRAITPPEYSNEDENEELESTTDIVANDDNSSDKNIDTNFSDNNILQDEDFSQSEEIIDNKVSDSIEEELEESRNNVRNTLYKQYKIQDVIKRNQVILVQVIKEERGNKGASFTSYISLAGRYCVLMPNAARQGGVSRKINNFEDRKRLKLIIDDLSIPDGSSVIIRTAGSNKTKIAIRRDYNYLVRLWNSIRETTLTATTPAFIHAEGDLIKRTIRDLYDDSISEILIHGEQVYKTAKDFMKIIIPSHTNKVKQYKGKSPIFCRYNIEEQIASLYNPVVQLSSGGYLVINHTEALIAIDVNSGKSTSERNIEETAFKTNIEAAYEIARQLRLRDLSGLIVIDFIDMVELRNRRLVEKAFKESLQFDRARIQVSMISSLGLLEMSRQRLKPSFMEINTTKCEACNGKGSVRTVNAQTEMILRTIENEVYKGSFSDAINVYAHFDVISYILNHKRNDVLKIEKQYSLKIYFKVDIAILNTPDSFSIEKVDLSLSRESTIPISIAPEYGNITDEENYQEEYMPTTPENMENHRTSSHEHYSNKKFKRGNFDNRKRSRDLGKPPLNKKKISRSHSKFNHYDKRNEFSRNHTNKSSNVPEKSAGGLLKSLWNKITSS, from the coding sequence ATGCAAAAGAAAATTTTTGTTGATGCAAATAATACAAATGATATTAGAGTTGTTGTATACGAAAACAACCTAATACAAGAATATGACGATGAAGCAGCTATTAGAAAGCAAATTAAAGGTAATATCTATTTAGCAAAAGTAACTAGAGTAGAACCATCTTTACAAGCTGCATTTATAGATTATGGCGCTGAGAAGCATGGATTTCTACCGTTTGCAGAAATTCATCCTGATTATTACCAAATACCACTAGCTGATAGACAGGGCACATCTGAGGAATCTTCTGATACAAATGACTATGAGAGAGAAGACATTAGATATCAAGTCAGAGCTATTACCCCTCCTGAATATAGCAATGAGGATGAAAATGAGGAACTAGAATCTACTACAGACATTGTAGCTAATGATGATAATTCTTCTGATAAGAATATAGATACTAATTTTTCTGATAATAATATTTTACAAGATGAAGATTTTTCTCAATCAGAAGAAATTATTGATAATAAAGTCAGTGACAGTATCGAGGAAGAACTTGAGGAAAGTAGAAATAATGTACGTAACACTTTATATAAGCAATATAAAATACAGGACGTAATAAAACGTAATCAAGTTATCTTAGTACAAGTTATTAAAGAAGAACGTGGTAATAAGGGAGCATCCTTTACAAGTTATATATCTCTTGCTGGAAGATATTGTGTATTGATGCCTAATGCTGCAAGACAAGGAGGCGTCTCACGTAAAATAAATAATTTTGAAGATAGAAAAAGACTAAAGCTCATTATTGATGATCTCAGTATACCTGATGGTTCAAGTGTAATAATACGCACAGCTGGATCAAATAAAACTAAAATAGCTATAAGACGTGACTACAATTATTTAGTAAGACTCTGGAATAGCATTCGTGAAACTACTCTGACAGCAACCACTCCTGCATTTATTCATGCAGAAGGAGATTTAATAAAACGTACAATTCGTGATCTTTATGACGATAGTATTAGCGAAATACTTATTCATGGTGAACAAGTGTATAAAACTGCCAAAGATTTTATGAAAATCATTATACCTTCTCATACCAATAAAGTGAAACAATATAAGGGCAAATCACCTATTTTTTGTAGGTATAATATAGAAGAGCAAATAGCTTCTCTATATAATCCTGTAGTACAATTATCTTCTGGAGGTTATCTTGTGATTAACCACACTGAAGCTTTAATAGCTATTGATGTCAATTCAGGAAAATCAACCTCAGAACGTAATATAGAAGAAACAGCTTTTAAAACTAATATTGAAGCTGCCTATGAAATAGCAAGACAACTAAGATTAAGAGATTTATCTGGACTCATCGTAATTGATTTTATTGATATGGTAGAATTACGTAATCGCAGATTAGTAGAGAAAGCTTTCAAAGAAAGTTTACAATTTGATAGAGCACGGATTCAAGTGAGTATGATTAGTAGTTTAGGCCTACTTGAAATGTCTAGACAAAGATTAAAGCCTAGCTTTATGGAAATCAATACTACAAAATGTGAAGCATGTAACGGTAAAGGCAGTGTACGTACTGTTAACGCTCAAACTGAAATGATTTTACGTACTATAGAAAATGAAGTATACAAAGGTAGTTTTTCTGATGCAATTAATGTATATGCCCATTTCGATGTAATATCTTATATCTTAAATCATAAACGTAATGATGTATTAAAAATAGAAAAACAATATTCATTAAAAATTTATTTTAAGGTTGATATTGCTATTTTAAATACCCCTGATAGCTTTTCCATAGAAAAGGTAGATCTATCTTTGTCTAGAGAAAGCACAATACCAATTAGTATAGCTCCAGAATATGGTAATATTACTGATGAAGAAAATTATCAAGAAGAATATATGCCTACTACCCCAGAAAATATGGAAAATCATCGTACTTCTTCTCATGAACACTATTCTAACAAAAAATTTAAACGTGGTAATTTTGATAATAGAAAACGTAGTAGAGATTTAGGTAAACCCCCACTAAACAAAAAGAAAATTTCTAGATCTCATTCCAAATTTAATCATTATGATAAAAGAAATGAATTTTCTAGAAATCATACCAATAAATCTAGCAATGTTCCCGAAAAATCAGCAGGTGGTTTATTAAAAAGTCTATGGAATAAAATAACCTCTAGTTAA
- a CDS encoding glycoside hydrolase family protein, translating to MNLEQKICNMIMIGFHGKYPTDPGVKLVISYLEQSMIGGVILYKYNIESPQQLKNLTDSLKKANKDVFIAVDQEGGKVERLSKDKGFNGYPTAEFVAREYSLSQAEELYFHMAHELNSYSINLNFAPIVDVNNIKNPCPVIGKLQRSFSDQTSIIIDYAAAFIDAHHKNKIFTSLKHFPGHGFATSDSHHGLTDVTETFDLKELVPFYALIEKDKVDMIMTAHILNKNFDKDYPATLSPITIKSLLRDKGFNGVIISDDLFMGAIIKYYPLHEAIILAVKASCDILLFSSNKAAYSTAPEFNEPENIPHSVKKIIIDALHDNKISKQQIDIAYNRIASLKAKHTW from the coding sequence ATGAATTTAGAACAAAAAATTTGCAATATGATTATGATAGGTTTTCACGGTAAATATCCTACGGATCCTGGGGTAAAACTCGTAATATCTTATTTAGAACAGAGTATGATTGGAGGAGTAATCTTATATAAATATAATATTGAATCTCCACAGCAGCTGAAAAATTTAACTGATAGTCTAAAAAAGGCTAATAAAGATGTATTTATTGCTGTTGATCAAGAAGGAGGAAAAGTAGAAAGATTATCAAAAGATAAGGGTTTTAATGGATATCCTACCGCTGAATTTGTTGCAAGGGAATATTCTCTGAGCCAGGCAGAAGAGCTATATTTCCATATGGCACATGAGCTAAATAGTTATAGTATTAATTTGAATTTTGCACCTATTGTAGATGTGAATAATATTAAAAATCCATGTCCAGTTATAGGAAAACTTCAACGGAGTTTTTCAGATCAAACTTCTATAATTATTGATTATGCTGCAGCTTTTATTGATGCGCATCATAAAAATAAAATCTTTACCTCTCTAAAACACTTTCCAGGTCATGGTTTCGCAACTTCAGATAGTCATCATGGACTTACTGATGTTACTGAGACATTTGATTTAAAAGAGTTAGTACCATTTTATGCACTTATTGAGAAAGATAAAGTGGATATGATTATGACAGCTCATATATTAAATAAAAATTTTGATAAGGATTATCCAGCAACCTTATCTCCTATAACCATTAAGTCATTATTAAGAGATAAAGGTTTTAATGGAGTTATTATCAGTGACGATTTATTTATGGGAGCAATTATCAAATACTATCCATTACATGAAGCTATAATACTAGCTGTTAAGGCAAGTTGTGATATTTTGCTATTTTCTTCTAATAAAGCAGCATATAGTACAGCTCCAGAATTTAATGAACCTGAAAATATCCCACATAGTGTTAAAAAAATTATTATAGATGCATTACATGATAATAAAATTAGTAAACAGCAGATTGATATTGCATATAATCGTATTGCATCGCTTAAAGCTAAGCATACATGGTAA
- the rfbB gene encoding dTDP-glucose 4,6-dehydratase, giving the protein MIIITGVGGFIGFHVAKFLLQEGRQVLGIDNLNDYYNVKLKLDRLEILKHYNNFTFEKLDISDTNAILSLSEQYSKTRIIINLAAQAGVRYSLENPFTYISSNIQGLINMLELSRRLPLLEHFISASSSSVYGNGVNMPLKVEDNTKKPISLYAATKSSGELMAYSYSHLYKIPMTVLRFFTVYGPWGRPDMAVYLFTKAIIDGKPLKLFNRGEMRRDFTYIDDIVAGIIGCINKPPITQTPPYKIYNLGNNNSVLLKDFLKILEECIGKKAIVVEEEMQPGDVQDTYADITDSIRDLNFKPQTDIKQGLERFVEWFRSYYKV; this is encoded by the coding sequence ATGATTATTATAACTGGTGTAGGTGGGTTTATAGGCTTTCATGTTGCAAAGTTTTTGTTGCAGGAAGGTAGGCAAGTATTAGGTATAGATAATCTTAATGATTACTATAATGTAAAATTAAAATTAGATAGATTAGAAATACTTAAACACTATAATAATTTTACATTTGAAAAGTTAGATATATCTGATACAAATGCAATATTATCTTTAAGCGAGCAATATAGTAAAACTCGTATTATTATAAATTTAGCTGCTCAAGCTGGAGTTCGTTATTCTCTAGAAAATCCATTTACCTATATCTCTAGTAATATACAAGGTCTAATTAATATGTTAGAGCTAAGTAGAAGATTACCCTTGCTTGAACATTTTATTTCAGCTAGCTCTAGTTCAGTATATGGTAATGGGGTTAATATGCCATTAAAAGTAGAGGATAATACCAAAAAGCCTATTTCATTATATGCCGCAACAAAGTCTTCAGGTGAATTAATGGCTTATAGCTATAGCCATTTATATAAAATACCTATGACGGTGCTTAGGTTTTTTACTGTATATGGCCCGTGGGGAAGGCCAGACATGGCTGTATACTTATTTACTAAGGCTATTATTGATGGAAAACCTTTAAAATTATTTAATCGTGGAGAGATGAGGCGCGATTTTACATATATAGATGATATTGTAGCAGGTATTATAGGATGTATAAATAAGCCTCCTATTACACAAACACCTCCTTATAAAATATATAATTTAGGTAATAACAATAGTGTTCTATTAAAAGACTTTTTAAAAATTTTAGAAGAATGTATAGGTAAAAAGGCAATTGTTGTTGAAGAAGAAATGCAGCCTGGAGATGTGCAGGATACATATGCAGATATTACTGATTCCATAAGAGATCTTAACTTTAAGCCTCAAACTGATATTAAACAAGGTTTAGAAAGATTTGTTGAATGGTTTAGAAGTTATTATAAAGTATAA
- the pyrG gene encoding CTP synthase yields MTRYIFITGGVVSSLGKGLAAASLAALLQARGFKIRLRKLDPYLNIDPGTMSPTQHGEVFVTEDGAETDLDLGHYERFTNVNAQKGDNVTSGKIYSTLLAKERRGDYLGRTVQVIPHVTDLIKEFITAENENIDFVLCEIGGTVGDIEGLPFFEAIRQLGYEMGRDKTLYIHLTLVPYVAAAKELKTKPTQHSVKELRSIGIEPNILLCRSEREIPDSERKKIALFCNVKEEDVITALDVKTIYQAPIAYWKKNLDQRVLNAFGILNAAEPDLSRWYDIVQRIESPITEVKIAIVGKYIKLLDAYKSLIEAINHSAIALNTKVSIKWVNSRSLNKNNVEEKLSDIHAILVPGGFGQEGIAGKILAITYARNNNIPFLGICLGMQLAVIEIARNLCHITGASSSEFGLCSDSVIGLMTEWVRGDNQETRCSDGDLGGTMRLGGYKCYLKPGSRVKEIYKVAEIVERHRHRYEVNINYKSKLEQAGVTFSGVSPNGHLMEIIELENHPWFIGVQFHPELKSRPFAPHPLFYSFVKAAIEYSEQSAESMIVK; encoded by the coding sequence ATGACAAGATACATATTTATTACAGGGGGAGTAGTATCATCTTTGGGTAAAGGCCTTGCCGCAGCTAGTTTAGCTGCTTTATTGCAAGCCAGAGGATTTAAGATTAGACTACGTAAATTAGATCCATATTTAAATATTGATCCTGGTACTATGAGTCCTACCCAGCATGGAGAAGTGTTTGTTACAGAAGATGGTGCTGAAACAGATTTAGACTTAGGCCATTATGAAAGATTTACAAATGTAAATGCTCAGAAAGGAGATAATGTTACGTCTGGTAAAATATACTCAACTTTATTAGCTAAAGAAAGAAGGGGAGATTATTTAGGTAGGACTGTACAGGTGATTCCGCATGTTACTGATTTAATTAAAGAGTTTATTACTGCAGAGAATGAAAATATAGATTTTGTCTTGTGTGAAATAGGTGGTACGGTAGGAGATATAGAAGGCCTACCTTTTTTTGAAGCCATAAGGCAACTTGGTTATGAAATGGGTAGAGATAAAACTTTATACATACATTTAACATTAGTGCCTTATGTTGCAGCTGCAAAAGAGCTTAAAACTAAGCCAACCCAACATTCAGTTAAAGAGTTAAGGTCTATAGGTATAGAACCTAATATATTATTGTGTCGTTCAGAAAGAGAAATACCCGATAGTGAAAGAAAAAAAATAGCATTATTTTGTAATGTAAAAGAGGAAGATGTAATTACTGCATTAGATGTTAAAACTATCTATCAAGCACCGATTGCTTATTGGAAGAAGAATTTAGATCAGCGGGTGCTAAATGCATTTGGTATTTTAAATGCTGCTGAACCAGATTTATCTAGATGGTATGATATAGTACAGAGAATTGAATCTCCAATTACAGAAGTGAAAATAGCAATTGTTGGTAAATATATTAAATTATTAGATGCATATAAATCTCTTATAGAAGCTATAAATCATTCAGCGATAGCATTAAATACTAAGGTGAGTATTAAATGGGTTAATTCAAGAAGTTTAAATAAAAATAATGTTGAAGAAAAATTATCTGATATACATGCGATTTTAGTACCGGGGGGTTTTGGACAGGAAGGTATTGCTGGTAAAATATTGGCAATTACTTATGCGCGTAATAATAATATACCATTTTTAGGGATTTGTCTTGGTATGCAATTAGCTGTAATAGAAATTGCACGTAATTTATGCCATATTACAGGCGCTTCTTCTAGTGAATTTGGTTTATGCTCAGATTCAGTAATAGGCTTGATGACGGAATGGGTGCGTGGTGATAATCAAGAGACACGTTGTTCAGATGGAGATTTAGGTGGAACTATGCGTCTTGGTGGATATAAATGTTATTTAAAGCCAGGCAGTCGTGTTAAAGAGATTTATAAAGTAGCTGAAATTGTAGAGCGTCATCGTCATCGTTATGAAGTTAATATAAATTATAAATCAAAGCTTGAACAAGCAGGGGTTACATTTTCAGGAGTTTCTCCAAATGGTCATTTGATGGAAATTATTGAATTAGAAAATCATCCTTGGTTTATAGGTGTACAATTCCATCCAGAGTTAAAATCTCGGCCTTTTGCACCTCATCCTCTGTTTTATTCGTTTGTTAAAGCTGCAATAGAGTATTCTGAACAATCAGCAGAGAGTATGATTGTGAAATAA
- a CDS encoding preprotein translocase subunit SecG — protein MQLVFFVIQIIIAVLLVLVILMQKTSSDGLAGLGGSSNNLMSSKSSANFLTRLTIILAILFMLNSLILAKLSMGENKETSIFDEQTLPTKEVINKDSHKNENQGRVPLAE, from the coding sequence ATGCAATTAGTTTTTTTTGTAATACAAATTATTATAGCAGTATTATTAGTATTGGTAATATTAATGCAAAAAACCAGTAGTGATGGATTAGCGGGCTTAGGTGGTAGTTCTAATAACCTTATGTCTAGTAAATCGTCAGCAAATTTTTTGACTAGATTGACTATTATTTTAGCAATATTATTTATGCTTAATAGTTTAATATTAGCAAAATTATCTATGGGTGAAAACAAGGAAACTTCAATATTTGATGAACAAACTTTACCAACTAAAGAAGTTATTAACAAGGATTCTCATAAGAATGAGAATCAAGGGCGTGTACCATTAGCAGAATAG
- the tpiA gene encoding Triosephosphate isomerase translates to MYVKWQIQILSKNIIIVVKMDKKIIIANWKMHGTHEFINEFILQMTKFKNYFNKCDVIICPPFTLLYKLQEISKYGMFLGAQDCHFVSDYGAYTGDINAAMLKSEKCSYIIVGHSERRNYHQENSKLVAEKVTAIHKEGMIAVVCVGESQTDRDQGQAYSAVYNQLKESLPPTVHPMNTIIAYEPVWAIGTGIIPSVLDIMNMHKFIGEKINNNAFEKKYKLIYGGSVKADNADNILSINNVDGLLVGGASLNAEEFSKIIQNSIKNIE, encoded by the coding sequence ATGTACGTAAAGTGGCAAATACAAATTCTATCAAAGAACATAATAATTGTGGTTAAAATGGATAAAAAGATAATAATAGCAAATTGGAAAATGCACGGTACTCATGAATTTATAAATGAGTTTATATTGCAGATGACAAAATTCAAAAACTATTTTAATAAATGCGATGTTATAATATGTCCACCTTTTACTTTATTATACAAGCTACAAGAAATTAGTAAATATGGTATGTTTTTAGGTGCTCAAGATTGTCATTTTGTTTCAGATTATGGTGCATATACTGGAGATATTAATGCTGCTATGCTTAAATCTGAAAAATGCAGCTATATAATTGTAGGGCATTCTGAGCGCCGTAACTATCACCAGGAAAATAGTAAATTAGTAGCAGAAAAGGTAACGGCAATACATAAAGAAGGAATGATTGCAGTAGTTTGTGTTGGAGAATCTCAAACTGATAGAGATCAAGGTCAGGCTTATAGTGCTGTTTATAATCAATTAAAAGAATCTTTACCTCCTACGGTACATCCTATGAATACAATTATAGCATATGAGCCAGTTTGGGCTATAGGTACTGGTATCATACCATCTGTTTTAGACATTATGAACATGCATAAGTTTATTGGAGAAAAAATAAATAATAATGCATTTGAAAAAAAATATAAACTGATATATGGTGGCTCAGTAAAGGCAGATAATGCTGATAATATATTATCAATTAATAATGTAGATGGATTATTAGTTGGTGGTGCAAGTTTAAACGCAGAAGAATTTAGTAAAATAATTCAAAATTCAATCAAAAATATAGAGTAA
- the ppiD gene encoding Peptidyl-prolyl cis-trans isomerase D — translation MLQLMRSASQHILFKIFLILIVISFVIFGVGDIFKNYNNNVVEIDGNVNISINEFMNIKRNELHKLQQMLGAPLTPQQLQSFNIDQIILSRLINDKLLELETKNLNIRVSDNTAASYIKSEALFHDASGTFDKDKFNEILANNNIKERHYINLVKQDIASKFLINTLKKQPISLTNIAKYTNSYNTEERIVDIISFSPNDINIQPASEEDLLKYYDENKIQFYAPEYRKFSYLIINADTIAKNSHFSEDEIKEEYENHLNEYQKPETRNIINYVFDTEEKAEEAYKNLQFDSAKKNSFLKNITKEQLPTELKDIAFSLKEGEVSNVIQSPFGFHVIKVQSVFPIQTLTLEEAKKSTYHNLLQLLSEKKLVSLRKTIEDEIAAGNTLEEISNNIGFKHEIKTSDFLDNNGNIVNQSNKATDFTYFKDILKYAFNTPEQEETINMLPDNSGYFLLKVNQILASHPKPFEEIKEQINNEWYKSQQLKEVLNKAQKFAEEVQQNINDLNGMVSSTPVAKIYNMQHIKRNTHGEWPESLIQELFNSKVNTVTSIHTDSEGNKLFGIVKTILINKETMPNQEIINNLQEQLESSLLEDYLNYLHHKYPIKINYSLLKNEYNSSE, via the coding sequence ATGCTTCAATTAATGCGCTCTGCATCACAACATATTCTATTCAAAATATTCTTAATATTAATAGTTATTAGCTTTGTTATATTTGGTGTAGGAGATATATTCAAAAACTATAATAATAATGTTGTTGAAATAGACGGTAACGTAAACATAAGTATTAATGAGTTTATGAATATAAAACGAAATGAACTTCACAAATTACAGCAAATGCTTGGTGCACCCCTTACCCCTCAACAATTACAATCATTCAATATCGATCAAATTATCTTAAGCAGATTAATAAACGATAAACTTTTAGAGCTTGAAACTAAAAATCTTAACATTAGAGTTAGCGATAATACCGCTGCAAGCTATATAAAATCTGAAGCTCTTTTTCATGATGCTTCTGGAACATTTGATAAAGATAAATTTAATGAAATTTTAGCAAACAACAATATAAAAGAGCGTCATTACATTAATTTAGTTAAACAAGACATAGCTTCCAAATTTTTAATTAATACACTTAAAAAACAACCCATATCTTTAACTAATATTGCTAAATATACGAATAGCTACAATACCGAAGAACGCATCGTAGACATCATTTCTTTTTCACCAAACGATATTAATATACAGCCTGCTTCTGAAGAAGATTTATTAAAATACTATGATGAAAATAAAATTCAATTTTATGCTCCAGAATACAGAAAATTTAGTTATTTAATTATTAACGCAGATACTATAGCTAAAAATTCACATTTCTCAGAGGATGAAATAAAAGAAGAATATGAAAATCATTTAAACGAATATCAAAAACCTGAAACTCGTAATATTATAAACTATGTGTTTGACACAGAAGAAAAAGCAGAGGAAGCATACAAAAACTTGCAATTTGATTCTGCGAAGAAAAATTCCTTTTTAAAAAATATTACTAAAGAACAATTACCAACAGAACTTAAAGATATAGCGTTTTCTTTAAAAGAAGGGGAAGTAAGCAATGTTATTCAATCACCTTTTGGCTTTCATGTTATCAAAGTCCAATCTGTATTTCCTATACAAACTTTAACATTAGAAGAAGCAAAAAAAAGTACTTATCATAATTTATTACAGCTTTTATCAGAAAAAAAACTTGTTTCTTTAAGAAAAACTATTGAAGATGAAATAGCTGCCGGTAATACTCTTGAAGAAATTAGTAATAACATTGGTTTTAAGCATGAGATTAAAACTTCTGACTTTCTAGATAACAATGGTAATATTGTTAACCAAAGTAATAAAGCTACAGATTTTACTTATTTTAAAGATATATTAAAATATGCGTTTAACACACCAGAACAAGAGGAAACTATTAACATGCTACCTGACAATTCTGGATATTTCTTGCTCAAAGTAAATCAGATATTAGCTTCACATCCCAAACCATTTGAAGAAATCAAAGAGCAAATAAATAATGAATGGTATAAAAGCCAACAACTAAAGGAAGTGTTAAATAAAGCACAAAAATTTGCAGAAGAAGTGCAACAAAATATTAATGATTTAAATGGTATGGTCTCATCTACGCCAGTAGCTAAAATCTATAATATGCAGCATATAAAACGTAATACGCATGGGGAATGGCCGGAATCTTTAATCCAAGAATTATTTAACAGTAAAGTTAATACTGTAACCTCTATTCATACAGATAGTGAAGGAAATAAATTATTTGGTATCGTTAAAACCATCCTTATCAATAAGGAAACTATGCCTAATCAAGAGATAATCAATAATCTCCAAGAACAACTTGAATCTTCTTTGTTAGAAGATTACTTGAATTATTTACATCATAAATACCCTATAAAAATTAATTACTCTCTGCTTAAAAACGAATATAACTCTAGTGAATAA
- the cspC gene encoding Cold shock protein CspC — translation MTTGVVKWFNLQKGYGFIQRSDKPNNDVFVHISALQEAGIHILNEGDKVSFDLSESKGKISATNLKLLNN, via the coding sequence ATGACTACTGGTGTAGTAAAATGGTTTAATTTACAAAAAGGTTATGGTTTTATCCAACGTTCAGATAAACCTAATAATGATGTTTTTGTACATATAAGTGCTCTTCAAGAAGCAGGCATTCATATTTTAAATGAAGGTGATAAGGTGTCTTTCGATTTATCGGAAAGTAAAGGTAAGATTTCCGCAACAAACTTAAAACTACTAAACAATTAA